The Malus sylvestris chromosome 3, drMalSylv7.2, whole genome shotgun sequence genomic sequence TGCGTTTTCTTCATAGTTATCTCGTTCCTCCAGCTTCCTTTTCTTTGATATGTCATCCTTTCTTCTAAGAATACAAAGAACAGTATTCTTCTCCTGCATTCGAGAATCGCGTTTTCTTTTGTTAATATAAATTCCGATCcttactaaaataaataaaaatgttcaacatgcatatacatacatatatatatatatgtgtaatgTATTGCTTACTCTAACGACTGTAGAAAAGAGAGCAATActgcaaagtttcaatgtcaactagaaaattaagaaaacgaAAAAGGAAATCGCAAATAATTAAGTCCTTATAAGATTGTTCCCATGCCAATATACTTCCTTGCCAGCCAATATTAATATATGCATAAGCGTGAATATATTTTATAAGCTTGTGATCTGTCTTTTAACATTTTTCTAGAGGCCAATTTTATATAGTGATTTTCCGAATAATTAGAcagaaaacttaaaaacaatttaaaagaaagaaaagtgtGCTTACTTGATGATGTTTGTTTCGTAGTAAAGATGGATCAAGATGGAACTCATGCATAATCCAATGGTCATTCTGTGAGGATCCTTTGTTCCTGTACGTATATCTTTTCTTTAAGCCAATAGCATGTTTAATCCCAGAAGCGTAGATTTCCTTGCCGGCATCTTCGCCTTTCCAAGTGCCGCCGGTGGTGCCAACTGTTCGGCAAACACGCGAGCCATTAGGAGCCTTCGAGTTGAGTGTGGTGAAGACGTAGATATCTTTATCATCTGTACATTCTTGACCATCATGTGATGCACGGTTAAGACGTCTCCATATGTCCGATGGTTCTTCAAGACCGTAGAGATCACAGTCATGAACAATGCCCTTGGGATAGTCCTGTCCGTCAAGTTTGGGACGAAGGTAGCCAAGAAGTAGTTCGTCGTCTCGAGGCATGAACCTGTACCCTACTGGAACTTGGTAGTAACCAGCCATAATAACTTTCTAATAGCAAGGATTTGAGAAGAATGAGAAAAGCGGAGGCGATGAGCAAGTAATGATACTGAATAGGGTGATCATTAGCTAGCGGCATGTATTTATATAggtaacaatgggctagggtttctTGTGTGTCAAGCTAGTTAAAATTACTTGGTGTTTATTACGTGGCCTTTTTAACAGGAATTAAGAGagtattttatctttatcatcAACCGCTAGCTAAATGGGAAATAATTCCAGTATAAAAAAGTAACCGTCATTATACATGTATGGTTTAAATTGCCTAACCATacaaacatacatacatacatattttataGATGTCTAAACTacattaataaaaccctctttgtcaatcaaaagagAGTAAAACGATAATTTTGTCTCCTaccacaaaacaaaatcatgggCAGTAAAGTAAATTCacacaaattaaattttgcaGTTTTTTTAAACCCTACATCCtctaattttgaaaaataaaatacaaaaaagaaaacttcTATCTCGAATCCACAttcctttttttctcctttctccttcccattttacaattcaaattattttcacacacaaagtgtgggG encodes the following:
- the LOC126617197 gene encoding NAC domain-containing protein 41-like: MAGYYQVPVGYRFMPRDDELLLGYLRPKLDGQDYPKGIVHDCDLYGLEEPSDIWRRLNRASHDGQECTDDKDIYVFTTLNSKAPNGSRVCRTVGTTGGTWKGEDAGKEIYASGIKHAIGLKKRYTYRNKGSSQNDHWIMHEFHLDPSLLRNKHHQEKNTVLCILRRKDDISKKRKLEERDNYEENAANHFEPQALNALTVEDYNNATSYMEQNAFDHFQPQALTATMIEDYSTDPRYTEENAANHFQPQGLYAATTGDYSNAHWYTEENAANHFQPQEHYAATTGDYSNAHWYTEQNAADHFEPHDEAHNATNEDLTTALRRMEEILMNGF